The proteins below are encoded in one region of Chrysemys picta bellii isolate R12L10 chromosome 4, ASM1138683v2, whole genome shotgun sequence:
- the LOC101938234 gene encoding sepiapterin reductase — protein MAAGERAGERQLSLGKAACILTGASRGFGRSLALLLAPRLETGSVLIPVARSQGGLAELEAELRSSFPSLKVHSVQADLSTEDGLQLVLRAVQDKLPGAADLERLLVINNAGSLGDISKSFLDFTSPAEVNSYFAFNVTSALCLTSSILKAFPGHPGLCKTVVNISSLCALKPFKSLMLYCTGKASRDMMFQVLALENPEVRVLSYAPGHLDTEMQQLARTKSADPEMREQFLRMKQSGQLLDCSVSAQKLVTLLLQDTFASGAHIDFYEL, from the coding sequence ATGGCAGCTGGAGAGAGAGCCGGGGAAAGGCAGCTCTCCTTGGGCAAGGCCGCCTGCATCCTCACCGGGGCATCCCGGGGCTTCGGCCGgagcctggctctgctgctggccccgCGGCTGGAGACTGGCTCCGTCCTGATCCCGGTGGCCCGATCCCAGGGGGGCTTGGCCGAGCTAGAGGCTGAGCTGCGGTCCAGTTTTCCCAGCTTGAAAGTGCATTCTGTGCAGGCTGATCTGAGCACGGAGGACGGGCTACAGCTGGTGCTCCGAGCAGTCCAGGACAAGCTGCCGGGAGCGGCTGATCTGGAGCGACTCCTCGTCATCAACAACGCGGGATCACTTGGAGACATTTCCAAATCCTTTCTGGATTTCACCAGCCCAGCCGAAGTCAACAGCTACTTTGCCTTCAATGTCACCTCGGCGCTCTGCCTCACATCCTCCATCCTGAAGGCCTTCCCGGGGCACCCTGGCTTGTGCAAGACTGTTGTGAACATCTCTTCGCTGTGTGCCCTGAAGCCCTTCAAGAGCTTGATGTTGTACTGCACTGGGAAGGCCTCGCGGGACATGATGTTCCAGGTGCTGGCACTTGAAAACCCGGAGGTGAGAGTGCTCAGCTATGCCCCAGGGCATCTGGACACGGAAATGCAGCAGCTGGCCCGCACAAAGTCCGCAGACCCGGAAATGCGCGAGCAGTTCCTCCGCATGAAGCAGAGCGGGCAGCTGCTGGACTGCAGCGTGTCCGCCCAGAAGCTAGTGACTCTGCTGCTGCAGGACACGTTCGCCTCTGGGGCACACATAGACTTCTATGAGCTCTAA
- the LOC135983137 gene encoding sepiapterin reductase-like — translation MAAGERAGERQLSLGKAACILTGASRGFGRSLALLLAPRLETGSVLIPVARSQGDLAELEAELRSSFPSLKVHSVQADLSTEDGLQLVLRAVQDKLPGAADLERLLVINNAGSLGDISKSFLDFTSPAEVNSYFAFNVTSALCLTSSILKAFPGHPGLCKTVVNISSLCALKPFKSWTLYCTGKASRDMMFQVLALENPEVRVLSYAPGPLDTEMQQLARTKSADPEMREQFLRMKQSGQLLDCSVSAQKLVTLLLQDTFASGAHIDFYEL, via the coding sequence ATGGCAGCTGGAGAGAGAGCCGGGGAAAGGCAGCTCTCCTTGGGCAAGGCCGCCTGCATCCTCACCGGGGCATCCCGGGGCTTCGGCCGgagcctggctctgctgctggccccgCGGCTGGAGACTGGCTCCGTCCTGATCCCGGTGGCCCGATCCCAGGGGGACTTGGCCGAGCTAGAGGCTGAGCTGCGGTCCAGTTTTCCCAGCTTGAAAGTGCATTCTGTGCAGGCTGATCTGAGCACGGAGGACGGGCTACAGCTGGTGCTCCGAGCAGTCCAGGACAAGCTGCCGGGAGCGGCTGATCTGGAGCGACTCCTCGTCATCAACAACGCGGGATCACTTGGAGACATTTCCAAATCCTTTCTGGATTTCACCAGCCCAGCCGAAGTCAACAGCTACTTTGCCTTCAATGTCACCTCGGCGCTCTGCCTCACATCCTCCATCCTGAAGGCCTTCCCGGGGCACCCTGGCTTGTGCAAGACTGTTGTGAACATCTCTTCGCTGTGTGCCCTGAAGCCCTTCAAGAGCTGGACGTTGTACTGCACTGGGAAGGCCTCGCGGGACATGATGTTCCAGGTGCTGGCACTTGAAAACCCGGAGGTGAGAGTGCTCAGCTATGCCCCAGGGCCTCTGGACACGGAAATGCAGCAGCTGGCCCGCACGAAGTCCGCAGACCCGGAAATGCGCGAGCAGTTCCTCCGCATGAAGCAGAGCGGGCAGCTGCTGGACTGCAGCGTGTCCGCCCAGAAGCTAGTGACTCTGCTGCTGCAGGACACGTTCGCCTCTGGGGCACACATAGACTTCTATGAGCTCTAA